AAGTGAAAATTGAGAAGGAGTAAAATTCGAAACTCCGAAATATAGAACTTTCCCGCTTTCCTTCAAAGTATTGAAGGCCGTCGAAACCTCATCCGCATTCATAAGCGGATCGGGCCTATGGATCAAAAACAGATCTATTTTATCTACATTCAATTTTTTTAATGCATTTTCCGCGGAGTGGATCAGATATTCGCAGGATGTATCGTAATATTTTATCGAAATCCCGGGGCGGTTCGGGCCTGGAAGTTGTATCCCTGCCTTAGTGACTATCTTGATCTTTTCTTTTAGGCTGGGTTTAGACCTCAATACTTCGCCGAATTTTTCTTCGTTTCCATATTCTCCGTACAGGTCCGCATGATCAAATGTGTCTATTCCCGATTCCAGACAAACTTCTATCTTTTCCAAGATCCGATCAGTATTACAACCTTTCGGATCCATATGTAATCTCCAACAACCGTAAACCAGACTGGAAAGACCCGGACCCGCCTTGTATTTATCTTCTTTCTCCGGCATAATACTCATGATATACCTATTTTAGTAGAAGCCGACGAGGCAAGACGGAAATGAAAAGACTTGCCTTTCCGTTCTATAGTTTTATAAAAGTTTTCATTCTCTAACGGGAGAGCTTACATGAAAACAAATACAATTTCCCGATCCGGCAAATCCTCCATTAAGAAAGTTTCCCCTAACAAAACTAAGCCGAAAGGTGTAGGCCGGGTAGAAAGATCTTTTTTCCCGGGAAAGGAACTCCCTAGAATTTACGGCCCGGGTGACACAAACGCTTTAGAGCCCGGATTTTTACCCGCATGGATCTCTAAAAATAAAAAATCCATCGAGGCCGATCTATTAGAATACGGCG
The window above is part of the Leptospira licerasiae serovar Varillal str. VAR 010 genome. Proteins encoded here:
- a CDS encoding aldo/keto reductase: MPEKEDKYKAGPGLSSLVYGCWRLHMDPKGCNTDRILEKIEVCLESGIDTFDHADLYGEYGNEEKFGEVLRSKPSLKEKIKIVTKAGIQLPGPNRPGISIKYYDTSCEYLIHSAENALKKLNVDKIDLFLIHRPDPLMNADEVSTAFNTLKESGKVLYFGVSNFTPSQFSLLQSRLNFPLVTNQVEFHPFYSDPLVNGVFDQAQELRIKPMIWSPTAGGRVFQPKTEQEIVLYKTLEELAKEKGTTMDAVLFSWYLFHPAQLVPILGTNEIDRIRSAAKTFQVQLEREEWFRILESGTGKRVR